In Ureibacillus thermophilus, the genomic stretch AAAACCATCCAACATTTGCGTCTGGAATTGTTTGAAAAACTTCAATCATTGCCGATTTCCTTTTTCGATAAAAAACAGCAAGGTGATTTAATGAGCCGCATGACGAATGATATTGATAATTTGAATTTTGCCCTTTCCCAAAGCGTGATTCAAATTATCTCGTCCATCTTATCTCTTGTAGGAACGGCCGTTGCGATGCTATATTTAAACTGGATTTTAGCCCTTGTGACGCTGCTTATCATTCCGTTAATTGTAACGTCGACAAAACAAATCATCAAACGAAGCAGTGTGAACTATCAAAACCGGCAGCGGGATTTAGGAAATTTAAACGGGTATATTGAAGAAACGATTTCCAATTCGGAAATTGTAACGCTTTTTGGGAAAGAACAAAAAACGATTCAAGACTTTCATGAGGCCAACGAGCGATTGCGTGGTTCAGCTATGCAATCGGAAATGGTATCAGGGCTTTTAGGGCCAACGAATAATTTCATCAACAACCTCGGACAAGGATTGATTGTTGGCGTTGGTGCGATTTTGGCAGTTCATTCCCTTGTGACGGTAGGCGTCATCACGTCATTTGTAACCTATGCTAGACAGTTTTTCCGCCCAATTAACCAACTTTCGAACTTGCTAAATACCTTTCAATCAGCTATTGCTGGAGCTGAACGGGTGTTTGAAGTATTGGATGAACCAATCGAAATCACGGATGCGCCCCATTCTCTTCCTCGCCGCCCGTTGGAAGGAAATGTGGAGTTCCGCAATGTCTATTTCTATTATGAAAAAGATAAGCCGGTATTAAAAAATATTTCATTTAAAGCAAGTGCAGGTGAAATTGTAGCTCTTGTTGGCCCTACGGGTTCAGGAAAAACGACTATTATCCAATTGTTGAGCCGATTTTATAATGTATCAAGCGGTGAAATTTTAATAGATGGTGAAAATATTAAGTCCTATTCCATAGAACATTTACGGGATTCCATCGGCGTCGTTTTGCAAGATACGTATTTATTTTCAGGAACTGTAAGAGAGAATATTAGGTTTGGCAAACTGGATGCAACGGACGAGGAAGTCGAAAAGGCGGCGAAAATTGCCTATGCCCATTCCTTTATTAAATATTTGCCGCAGCAATATGAAACAATGATTGAATCCGGAGGCAAAAATTTAAGCCAGGGGCAAAGACAGCTCATTGCCATTGCGCGGGCAATTTTAAAAAATCCGGACATTTTAATTTTAGATGAAGCAACTTCCAGCGTGGATACGATGACGGAAGTGCATATTCAAAAAGGATTAAATAATTTAATGAAAGGCCGTACAAGCTTTGTTATCGCCCACCGTTTAAAAACGATTGAAAATGCAGACCGCATATTAGTAATTAATGACGGGGAAATCATAGAGCAAGGAAATCATGATTCATTAATGGCATTGAAAGGATTTTATGCTCAATTGCAAAAGCAATCTCTTCAAGGAGAAGAAATTTAGATTTTGCACTGCTCCAAGGATATGGGGCAGTTTTTTTGTTTAGAATTACGTTAAGTTTTTTCGACAGATATTGTACTCATACAAGCCCTTCTTCCAGCGTATAGTAGTGCAAAAGGTTGCAAAAGGCGGTGTAGTAGATTTGAAACGATGGATTGCACTAATTGTGATTTTGCTCTGCTGTTTTTTAGTGGTTATGTATGAGACAAGCGCATCCGACAATCGATTTTTCCTTCCGGAGCCGCTTGGTGGGGTGAAAATCGTTGTGGATGCAGGCCATGGTGGGATTGATGGGGGAGCATCGGCAGAAAATGTAGTAGAAAAAGATATTACACTAGCGATTGCGAAAAAAGTGGAAAGAAAATTAAAACGATTGGGTGCGGAAGTAGTTATGACAAGAACAACGGATGGAGACGTACTTTCAGAACATGCGCCAAGTGAAGAATTTTCCACTTTAAGAGAAAGAAAAAAACAAGACATCTTTTTGAGGGAACAAATTGTAAAAGAAAGCAATCCTGATATTTTCATCACCATCCACGCAAATGCTATTCCAGGAGAAAAATGGAGAGGCGCACAAGTGTTTTACCACAAAGAAGGTCATCCAAACAGCGAGCTGCTTGCAAAATCCATTCAATCTTCTATAAGAGATAACTTACAAAATACAGATCGGGAAGCTTTGGCCATTAAACAAATTTATCTATTGAAAAAAGCAGAGGTTCCAGCAGTACTTGTGGAAACAGGATTTTTGAGCAATCCTGAAGAAAGATCTCTATTATCAGATGAAAAATACCAAGAAAAAATGGCAGATGCAATTGTAAGCGGTATTGAAAAGTATGCAAATTTGGAGATTGAATAAGCAAAGTAAATATAGCTATTAATAGCAATCGGTGTGTTATACTTATACTAGTATTGGAAGCAAATATAGGGGAGTGTTTATCGTGATTAATGAACAACAAGTTCGCGAAATTGTAGGACAACTTGAAGATCCGTTTTTACATAGACCATTAAAAGATACAAACGGTATTGTTAATGTATCAATAAAAGAAGAAAAAAATCATGTAAGCGTTAAAGTAGCAATTGCCAAAACGAATACACCAGAACAATTACAATTGCAGATGAAAATCGTTGAAAAATTAAAAGAAGCCGGTGTTTCCACAGTAGGCATTCGATTTGAAGAATTGCCAGCTGATGTAATTGAAAGTTTCCGTGGAAAAGCGACAGAATCGGAAACTCATGATATTTTATCACCTTTATCCACAGTAAAAGTCATTGCCATTGCATCAGGGAAAGGTGGAGTAGGAAAATCTACCGTATCTGTCAATTTAGCGGTGTCTTTAGCCCGTTTAGGTAAAAAGGTGGGCTTAATTGATGCAGATATTTACGGTTTCAGTGTTCCTGATATGATGGGAATTGAAGAAATGCCGACTGTCAAAAATGAGCGAATTTATCCTGTGGAACGCAAAGGAGTAAAAGTCATTTCCATGGGATTTTTCGTGGAAAATAACGCACCGATTATTTGGCGCGGTCCAATGCTTGGAAAAGTACTAGATCAATTCTTCCGCGATGTCGAGTGGGGAGATATTGACTATTTGCTACTTGATTTGCCGCCTGGAACTGGTGATGTTGCGTTAGATGTTCACCAAGCATTGCCAACTTCAAAAGAAATTATTGTCACAACTCCACATCCAACAGCGGCATTTGTAGCAGCGCGGGCAGGAGCAATGGCTGTTCAAACAAACCATGAAGTGCTTGGCGTCATTGAAAATATGTCTTGGTATGAATCCAAAACTGGCGAGCGGGAATATGTCTTTGGCAAAGGCGGCGGCAAAAAACTTGCGGAAGAATTGCGCACGGATTTATTAGGTCAAATTCCTCTAGGACAACCGGATTGGAATAATGAGGATTTTGCTCCATCTATTTACGAACCAGACCATCCAACAGGCAAAATTTATATGGATATTGCTCAAAAAGTAATTGATAAATTGGAACAATAAAGAAAAGAGCGAAGGGGCTGTCCAGAAAGTGTAAATCTTTCTGGACAGCCCCATTTCGAATAGTAAAATCATATGAAAAATCTTTGCTCCTGCGGTTGTAACATTAAACGCGCTCCTCGTCGTAATTTATCTGCGGCTAAGCGTGTGCGACAGATGCAAAGGGGGCATCTTGAAATGACTTTTCAGACGCGCCCCGTCGCTTTTTTGCTAATGGATAAAACCGCATTTTTTGCGCCATTAGCTACATATCTCCACCATCTGATTGTCCTTGTCCTCCGCTAGAATCTTTTTCCTTTTCGTTTTCCTTTGAACCTCCAGATTCTCCACTCTTCTTAATCAACTCTTGCCATTTTGTTTGGAGTAATGGACTCTCAATTGTTTCCATGACCACTTTTTCAATTTCTTTTCTCAGCTCAGCACTCTTTAAGATGGATTCCAATTCTTTTTTCATATCCGGTTGTCCAAAAAATGTAATTAACTCTTGTTGAAAGGATGCATCTTTCATTAACTGCTTCATAATTTCGGTTTGCTGATCTTTCATGCTTTTTGCCATGGATTCTTTAAATTTTGGATCTTCGAAGGTTTTTCTCCAAAATTCTTGAGCATGTTCTGACATCAGTGAATTATTGATGGCTGTTTCTACTTCATTGTGCTCCAGTACCACCAGCTCCCTAAAACTAGGGTCTTCCAATAATTGTCGAATTGCTTTTTTCCCTTCTTCCGTTTGAATGGCATCAACAACAATCTTCTTCACTTCTTCATAAGAAGGTTGGGCAGTCGTAGCATCGGAACAACTAGCGAGCAACAACAATAGGAATGTTATGGTTAGCAATCGATTAAACAGGGGATTTTTCACCTTTTCTCAGTCCTTTCTATATAAAGGCTCTATTTTTCATTATTGTTCACAATTCCTTTTATAAATATGTACAGGTTTAGAACTTAGATAGCTTTTTTAAAAAACCATTGATAAAATAATGAATGAATTGAAAAAAATAAGGGGAGCATTATCGTGACAATACGAAATTGGTTTAAATTTTTCTTGATGTGTATGCTGATCGGCGGTGTCGTCACAGGAGTGGCAGGCATCATTATTCGTTGGAATTTTTTCAGTGAATACTTATCAAATGGAGAAATAGGAGAGTTTATCGCCGCCTTTCTTTGGATGATAATGTTGGGTTTCACAATGAGCGTCATTTCCCAAGCAGGATTCTTTGCTTACTTAACAATCCACCAAATCGGGGTGGGCGTTTTTAGAACGTTAACTTTATGGAACTGGGTACAAGTCCTATTGATGATTGTTGTGGTAGGAGATTTAATTATTTTCCGTTTTGCTCCAGCTGCTGAAAATGCAAAAGATTGGCTGTTTTATATAGGTTTACTCATATTATTAATTTTTGGGGCTATTGCCACGGCAATTAAGAAGGTACAGTTAACAGGGAAAAAGCATATTTTAATATCAGCCATGTTCTTTATGATTGTAATTACTAGCTTAGAGTGGATTATTCCTCTGATGGGACGCCAAGGCAATATTGATACATATGTCGCTTTGCTGTTGTTCCCGCTAGTAGCCGTAAACGCTTATCAACTGTTAGCTTTACCAAAATACAATAAAAAATCCGATGAAGACCGCAAAAAGTTAGAAGAACGCAAAATAGCCAGAAAACAGGAAAAAACCGCAATGAAAAATGCAGCAAAATAAATCAAAAAGCAATAGAGTTTGATTTAATAAATGCTCTCAAAAAAAAACGAAAAGCTGTCCAGAAGAATGATCTTTCTGGGCAGCTTTTTCTTATTTTACATATGCCGACAACGTATTATGTATTTACGGCATTTTTGTAGATTTAATATTATAGCCAAAAATGTTTTCCTCTAAAGAGATAAATTTATGGGATTGCATAAAAGCAGTAATATTTTTAAAATTCGGTTTGGATTCTTCATGAAGTTGTATGCTGATAATAGCACCTTTCACTTGATTCAATGACTGGCCATCCTGATAAATATGCGATGGTGATAATAAATTAATTTCTTCATTAAACATAGCTCGCTTCAACCCTTCAGAGTATTCATAATCTCTCGTCATAAACCACAGCGGCTTTTGATGAAAATATTTTTCATAAATTCCTACTTCCTTTTTTAAGGTTTCTATGTTATATTCTTCTTTGCCCATTCCACCTAGTAAACCAGTGGGAATGTTTTTCTTTTGAATTAATTCCACTAGTTGAGGTGAACGTTCAATCCAACTTGCATCAAGCATGAAGATAGGATAAGGGGCGTTCAGGGATTCCAACCATTCGGGAAGTCCCTCATGGGTAAAAGAAACTTCGATAATTAATGATTGTCCATAATTTCCTTTTGATATGATAAGTGGTTTGTCGGTCATTCGGAAGACGGAAACAATTGAACTTTTTTGTGGATAAATCAACAAGAAAATTACCATAATAGATAGTACAATGATTATTTTTCGAAACATCAGTCAAACTCCTTTTTAGGCTTTTTGAGAATAAAAAAGATTCCTAAAAAAACTTATGAAAAAGTGTTGACTTTAATGATTGAAAGATGATATTATATAAAAGTCGTCGAAAGACAAAGAAAAATGTCGAATGAACCTTGAAAACTGAACACCAAAACGTTAATGTTTAAATAATCTAATTCGTTAACCCTCGTTGACGGATTAGAGACGGACAAATTTTGAGCTTAATCAAATTTTCTTTTTTGGAGAGTTTGATCCTGGCTCAGGACGAACGCTGGCGGCGTGCCTAATACATGCAAGTCGAGCGGAGCCCTCAATCCGAAAAAACTTGGGATTGAAGGGCTATTCATCGTGCGTACCAGAGGGTGCGCATTTTTTTATTTATCTCACATATTTCGGGCTTACCCTCTAAAATGGAAACAGCCCATGAAATTTTGGAATGAAATTTCATGGGCTGTTTTTCATTTTTTCAATAAAAAATAAGGACCTCTTCTGTTAAAATAAGTTACATATGCGAGTCTGGTGATGATGGCGAAGAGGTCACACCCGTTCCCATACCGAACACGGAAGTTAAGCTCTTCAGCGCCGATGGTAGTTGGGGGCTTCCCCCTGCGAGAGTAGGACGTTGCCAGGCTCAAAAAGTTATTACTGGCAGAAAGTCGGTAGTGGCTTTTTTTAGACTCTATAATATTTGGTGTTGGTGGATACAACCAGCACCATTTTTTTACACAAAAAATGAGACATGTGACGCAACTCTGGTAAAATGTAATCGACCAAAACCACATTTACAAGGAGTGATGTCACAGTCTTACCATCATTCTATACGAAACCTACTCAATATAAAAGACAAAAATATCACATTTGATGAAAATTTTTGTTCTACCGAAACGATTAAAAAAGCTATTATCAACCAAATGTTCACTACCTTCCAAAGCATTTGTGTTTTGATGAGTTTAAATCAGTGAAATCCGCAGCTGGAGCGATGTCCTTTATTTTCTGCGACTCTGAAACGGGGGAGATTGTGGATATCGTGGAGGACAGGAATTACATGTCCTCAAAGAGTATTTCTTACGGTATTCCAAGAAGGCGAGAGATGCGGTA encodes the following:
- a CDS encoding ABC transporter ATP-binding protein, which encodes MNRLQESLSGKGRGPGRGPGAPAAKIKNQKATIKRIWSYLKKQKISIISVIFFVVITSILNILGPFMIGYIIDHHVLPLDVKGTVRMGILLAAIFIASSLLTWLQTFVMIRASLKTIQHLRLELFEKLQSLPISFFDKKQQGDLMSRMTNDIDNLNFALSQSVIQIISSILSLVGTAVAMLYLNWILALVTLLIIPLIVTSTKQIIKRSSVNYQNRQRDLGNLNGYIEETISNSEIVTLFGKEQKTIQDFHEANERLRGSAMQSEMVSGLLGPTNNFINNLGQGLIVGVGAILAVHSLVTVGVITSFVTYARQFFRPINQLSNLLNTFQSAIAGAERVFEVLDEPIEITDAPHSLPRRPLEGNVEFRNVYFYYEKDKPVLKNISFKASAGEIVALVGPTGSGKTTIIQLLSRFYNVSSGEILIDGENIKSYSIEHLRDSIGVVLQDTYLFSGTVRENIRFGKLDATDEEVEKAAKIAYAHSFIKYLPQQYETMIESGGKNLSQGQRQLIAIARAILKNPDILILDEATSSVDTMTEVHIQKGLNNLMKGRTSFVIAHRLKTIENADRILVINDGEIIEQGNHDSLMALKGFYAQLQKQSLQGEEI
- the cwlD gene encoding N-acetylmuramoyl-L-alanine amidase CwlD codes for the protein MKRWIALIVILLCCFLVVMYETSASDNRFFLPEPLGGVKIVVDAGHGGIDGGASAENVVEKDITLAIAKKVERKLKRLGAEVVMTRTTDGDVLSEHAPSEEFSTLRERKKQDIFLREQIVKESNPDIFITIHANAIPGEKWRGAQVFYHKEGHPNSELLAKSIQSSIRDNLQNTDREALAIKQIYLLKKAEVPAVLVETGFLSNPEERSLLSDEKYQEKMADAIVSGIEKYANLEIE
- a CDS encoding Mrp/NBP35 family ATP-binding protein translates to MINEQQVREIVGQLEDPFLHRPLKDTNGIVNVSIKEEKNHVSVKVAIAKTNTPEQLQLQMKIVEKLKEAGVSTVGIRFEELPADVIESFRGKATESETHDILSPLSTVKVIAIASGKGGVGKSTVSVNLAVSLARLGKKVGLIDADIYGFSVPDMMGIEEMPTVKNERIYPVERKGVKVISMGFFVENNAPIIWRGPMLGKVLDQFFRDVEWGDIDYLLLDLPPGTGDVALDVHQALPTSKEIIVTTPHPTAAFVAARAGAMAVQTNHEVLGVIENMSWYESKTGEREYVFGKGGGKKLAEELRTDLLGQIPLGQPDWNNEDFAPSIYEPDHPTGKIYMDIAQKVIDKLEQ
- the gerD gene encoding spore germination lipoprotein GerD encodes the protein MKNPLFNRLLTITFLLLLLASCSDATTAQPSYEEVKKIVVDAIQTEEGKKAIRQLLEDPSFRELVVLEHNEVETAINNSLMSEHAQEFWRKTFEDPKFKESMAKSMKDQQTEIMKQLMKDASFQQELITFFGQPDMKKELESILKSAELRKEIEKVVMETIESPLLQTKWQELIKKSGESGGSKENEKEKDSSGGQGQSDGGDM
- a CDS encoding KinB-signaling pathway activation protein, which produces MTIRNWFKFFLMCMLIGGVVTGVAGIIIRWNFFSEYLSNGEIGEFIAAFLWMIMLGFTMSVISQAGFFAYLTIHQIGVGVFRTLTLWNWVQVLLMIVVVGDLIIFRFAPAAENAKDWLFYIGLLILLIFGAIATAIKKVQLTGKKHILISAMFFMIVITSLEWIIPLMGRQGNIDTYVALLLFPLVAVNAYQLLALPKYNKKSDEDRKKLEERKIARKQEKTAMKNAAK